From Draconibacterium halophilum, one genomic window encodes:
- the porM gene encoding type IX secretion system motor protein PorM/GldM, with product MGAKNCPETPRQKMINMMYIVLTAMLALNVAAEVLEAFRVVDSSLLQTLEAVDMQNEQIYSSFEQAYIENPTKVGEWKEKADQLKNKSEEMITYVSALKDEVVAYSGEKPVDEDNPMYEEGFYHTKLDGSVVEVAKKDDLNGPSELMITQKRATDLKNEINEYRSFLSSLISEDDSELRETILSELNTDDPEEGAKGEGNYKTWESEHFEDKPLIAVMTLLSKIQIDVKNSEAYVAKYLYAEIDEGSFKFNRLGARVIANSNVVLMGDEYRAEVFLAAEDTTQQPEILINGREVEVEDGKATYIGNTSEAGKFTWSGLIKYKTPGGIIKSYPFEQEYQVSEPTVTMSATKMNVFYKGLKNPFDVGGGAIPNEDLQVQMTNGNVTKQGDSYMIEPTELDEMGRQTKVSVYATINGSRRLIGTTDWRVKRVPDPVAQINGQAGGEIRKEVLSIQDGILAVLEDFDFEFGYTVTQFTMETTGQGGYINRYPSNSNRFTAEQKRAMENVNINSHVYIGDIKARGDDGTIRDLNPISFTIK from the coding sequence ATGGGTGCAAAGAATTGTCCGGAAACACCGAGGCAAAAAATGATAAATATGATGTACATTGTACTCACCGCAATGTTAGCACTTAACGTTGCGGCTGAGGTACTTGAAGCGTTTCGCGTGGTAGACAGTAGTTTGCTGCAAACGCTCGAGGCAGTGGACATGCAGAACGAGCAGATTTATTCATCGTTTGAGCAAGCTTATATTGAAAATCCAACGAAAGTTGGAGAATGGAAAGAAAAAGCCGATCAGCTCAAGAATAAATCGGAGGAAATGATCACCTATGTCTCGGCATTAAAAGACGAGGTAGTAGCTTACTCCGGAGAGAAGCCGGTAGATGAAGACAATCCGATGTATGAAGAAGGATTTTATCATACAAAACTCGACGGATCAGTTGTTGAAGTTGCAAAAAAGGATGACTTGAACGGACCATCAGAATTGATGATAACCCAAAAAAGAGCAACTGATCTTAAAAATGAAATTAACGAATATCGTTCGTTTCTTTCTTCATTAATCAGTGAGGATGATAGTGAGCTTCGTGAGACCATATTAAGTGAGCTTAATACTGATGATCCTGAAGAAGGGGCAAAAGGAGAGGGCAACTATAAAACTTGGGAGTCAGAGCACTTTGAAGATAAGCCTTTAATTGCTGTTATGACATTGTTATCCAAAATTCAAATTGATGTCAAAAACTCTGAAGCTTACGTAGCAAAATACTTGTATGCCGAAATTGATGAAGGCTCATTTAAATTTAACCGTTTAGGAGCTCGCGTTATCGCCAATTCAAATGTTGTTTTAATGGGTGATGAATACAGAGCTGAAGTTTTCCTTGCTGCTGAAGATACAACGCAACAACCCGAAATTTTGATTAATGGTCGTGAGGTTGAAGTAGAAGATGGAAAGGCAACTTATATTGGAAATACGAGTGAGGCCGGTAAATTCACCTGGAGTGGTTTAATAAAATATAAAACGCCGGGAGGAATTATAAAAAGCTATCCATTTGAGCAGGAATACCAGGTATCGGAACCAACTGTAACCATGTCAGCCACAAAAATGAATGTGTTTTACAAAGGGCTGAAAAATCCATTCGATGTGGGTGGCGGAGCAATTCCAAATGAAGACCTGCAAGTCCAAATGACCAATGGTAACGTAACAAAGCAAGGCGATTCTTATATGATTGAACCAACCGAACTGGATGAAATGGGACGTCAAACGAAAGTTAGTGTTTACGCAACAATTAATGGTAGCCGACGTTTGATTGGTACAACAGATTGGCGCGTTAAACGTGTTCCCGATCCGGTAGCGCAAATTAATGGACAAGCGGGTGGAGAGATTCGTAAAGAAGTATTGAGTATACAAGATGGAATTTTGGCGGTATTGGAAGATTTCGATTTTGAATTTGGTTACACTGTTACTCAGTTTACAATGGAAACAACCGGGCAAGGGGGCTATATTAATCGTTATCCATCAAATTCAAACCGGTTTACTGCCGAACAGAAAAGAGCAATGGAGAATGTGAACATTAATAGTCATGTTTATATCGGAGATATTAAGGCAAGAGGTGATGATGGTACAATCAGAGACCTTAACCCAATATCATTTACAATAAAATAA
- the porN gene encoding type IX secretion system ring subunit PorN/GldN, with product MKKIVVYIGMLVIVLGAVHKSADAQIVNGAYKQNDIYEKKPMPLVSVREADVFWQKTLWRVIDLREKMNIPLYYPTIPVADRTNLISLLLKGIDNGQLTPYDAQADDDFKIPMSYAQVKARFGAEATTEEKIDFDTGERTQVQVQGEIRPNEIKQFMIKEQWYFDKQTSSLNVRILGICPIREYVRDGDTSGEVQRQKVFWIYYPEARPLLATNLVQNPYNEARQQSYDDLFIKRMFNSYIVKESNIYNNRDISSYLIGKEAMLESKRIEDEIFSFEQDLWEY from the coding sequence ATGAAGAAGATAGTTGTTTATATTGGAATGCTTGTTATTGTTTTAGGTGCCGTGCATAAGAGTGCCGACGCCCAAATCGTAAACGGAGCATATAAACAAAACGATATTTACGAGAAAAAGCCAATGCCATTGGTATCGGTACGTGAGGCGGATGTTTTCTGGCAGAAAACACTTTGGCGTGTAATCGATCTGCGGGAAAAGATGAATATTCCGCTTTATTACCCGACTATACCGGTTGCTGATCGTACAAATCTGATATCGTTATTGCTGAAAGGGATTGATAACGGACAACTTACTCCTTATGATGCACAGGCTGATGACGATTTTAAAATCCCGATGAGCTATGCACAGGTAAAAGCCAGGTTTGGAGCCGAAGCTACAACAGAAGAGAAAATCGATTTTGATACCGGTGAACGTACACAAGTTCAGGTTCAGGGCGAAATTCGTCCAAACGAGATCAAGCAATTCATGATCAAAGAACAGTGGTATTTCGATAAGCAAACATCATCATTAAATGTGCGTATTCTGGGAATTTGCCCAATTCGTGAATACGTGCGTGATGGGGATACTTCAGGAGAAGTTCAGCGTCAGAAGGTATTTTGGATCTATTATCCTGAAGCACGACCTTTGTTGGCAACGAATTTGGTTCAAAATCCTTACAACGAAGCACGTCAGCAATCTTACGACGACTTGTTCATAAAACGAATGTTCAATAGCTATATCGTAAAAGAATCTAACATTTACAATAATCGCGACATTAGTTCATACCTGATAGGAAAAGAAGCGATGTTGGAATCAAAAAGAATTGAAGACGAGATCTTTAGTTTTGAACAAGATCTTTGGGAATATTAA